From one Pan troglodytes isolate AG18354 chromosome 13, NHGRI_mPanTro3-v2.0_pri, whole genome shotgun sequence genomic stretch:
- the GLI2 gene encoding zinc finger protein GLI2 isoform X3, translating to MRHQEGRYHYEPHSVHGVHGPPALSGSPVISDISLIRLSPHPAGPGESPFNAPHPYVNPHMEHYLRSVHSSPTLSMISAARGLSPADVAQEHLKERGLFGLPAPGTTPSDYYHQMTLVAGHPAPYGDLLMQSGGAASAPHLHDYLNPVDVSRFSSPRVTPRLSRKRALSISPLSDASLDLQRMIRTSPNSLVAYINNSRSSSAASGSYGHLSAGALSPAFTFPHPINPVAYQQILSQQRGLGSAFGHTPPLIQPSPTFLAQQPMALTSINATPTQLSSSSNCLSDTNQNKQSSESAVSSTVNPVAIHKRSKVKTEPEGLRPASPLALTQGQVSGHGSCGCALPLSQEQLADLKEDLDRDDCKQEAEVVIYETNCHWEDCTKEYDTQEQLVHHINNEHIHGEKKEFVCRWQACTREQKPFKAQYMLVVHMRRHTGEKPHKCTFEGCSKAYSRLENLKTHLRSHTGEKPYVCEHEGCNKAFSNASDRAKHQNRTHSNEKPYICKIPGCTKRYTDPSSLRKHVKTVHGPDAHVTKKQRNDVHLRTPLLKENGDSEAGTEPGGPESTEASSTSQAVEDCLHVRAIKTESSGLCQSSPGAQSSCSSEPSPLGSAPNNDSGVEMPGTGPGSLGDLTALDDTPPGADTSALAAASAGGLQLRKHMTTMHRFEQLKKEKLKSLKDSCSWAGPTPHTRNTKLPPLPGSGSILENFSGSGGGGPAGLLPNPRLSELSASEVTMLSQLQERRDSSTSTVSSAYTVSRRSSGISPYFSSRRSSEASPLGAGRPHNASSADSYDPISTDASRRSSEASQCSGGSGLLNLTPAQQYSLRAKYAAATGGPPPTPLPGLERMSLRTRLALLDAPERTLPAGCPRPLGPRRGSDGPTYGHGHAGAAPAFPHEAPGGGARRASDPVRRPDALSLPRVQRFHSTHNVNPGPLPPCADRRGLRLQSHPSTDGGLARGAYSPRPPSISENVAMEAVAAGVDGAGPDADLGLPEDDLVLPDDVVQYIKAHASGALDEGAGQVYPTESTGFSDNPKLPSPGLHGQRRMVAADSNVGPSAPMLGGCQLGFGAPSSLNKNNMPVQWNEVSSGTVDALASQVKPPPFPQGNLAVVQQKPAFGQYPGYSPQGLQASPGGLDSTQPHLQPRSGAPSQGIPRVNYMQQLRQPVAGSQCPGMTTTMSPHACYGQVHPQLSPSTISGALNQFPQSCSNMPAKPGHLGHPQQTEVAPDPTMMGNRHRELGVPNSALAGVPPPHPIQSYPQQSHHLAASMSQEGYHQVPSLLPARQPGFMEPQTGPMGVATAGFGLVQPRPPLEPSPAGRHRGVRAVQQQLAYARATGHAMAAMPSSQETAEAVPKGAMGNMGSVPPQPPPQDAGGAPDHSMLYYYGQIHMYEQDGGLENLGSCQVMRSQPPQPQACQDSIQPQPLPSPGVNQVSSTVDSQLLEAPQIDFDAIMDDGDHSSLFSGALSPSLLHSLSQNSSRLTTPRNSLTLPSIPAGISNMAVGDMSSMLTSLAEESKFLNMMT from the exons TGTCCCGTTTCTCCAGCCCGCGGGTGACGCCCCGCCTGAGCCGCAAGCGGGCGCTGTCCATCTCCCCACTCTCAGACGCCAGCCTGGACCTGCAGCGGATGATCCGCACCTCACCCAACTCGCTAGTGGCCTACATCAACAACTCCCGAAGCAGCTCGGCGGCCAGCGGTTCCTACGGGCATCTGTCAGCGGGTGCCCTCAG CCCAGCCTtcaccttcccccaccccatcaACCCCGTGGCCTACCAGCAGATTCTGAGCCAGCAGAGGGGTCTGGGGTCAGCCTTTGGACACACACCACCCCTGATCCAGCCCTCACCCACTTTCCTGGCCCAGCAACCCATGGCCCTCACCTCCATCAATGCCACGCCCACCcagctcagcagcagcagcaactgtCTGAGTGACACCAACCAG AACAAGCAGAGCAGTGAGTCGGCTGTCAGCAGCACCGTTAACCCTGTCGCCATTCACAAGCGCAGCAAGGTCAAGACCGAGCCTGAGGGCCTGCGGCCGGCCTCCCCTCTGGCCCTGACGCAG GGCCAGGTGTCTGGACACGGCTCATGTGGGTGTGCCCTTCCCCTCTCCCAGGAGCAGCTGGCTGACCTCAAGGAAGATCTGGACAGGGATGACTGtaagcaggaggctgaggtggtcatcTATGAGACCAACTGCCACTGGGAAGACTGCACCAAGGAGTACGACACCCAGGAGCAGCTGGTGCAT CACATCAACAACGAGCACATCCACGGGGAGAAGAAGGAGTTCGTGTGCCGCTGGCAAGCCTGCACGCGGGAGCAGAAGCCCTTCAAGGCGCAGTACATGCTGGTGGTGCACATGCGGCGGCACACGGGCGAGAAGCCCCACAAGTGCACG TTCGAGGGCTGCTCGAAGGCCTACTCCCGCCTGGAGAACCTGAAGACACACCTGCGGTCCCACACCGGGGAGAAGCCATATGTGTGTGAGCACGAGGGCTGCAACAAAGCCTTCTCCAACGCCTCGGACCGCGCCAAGCACCAGAATCGCACCCACTCCAACGAG AAACCCTACATCTGCAAGATCCCAGGCTGCACCAAGAGATACACAGACCCCAGCTCTCTCCGGAAGCATGTGAAAACGGTCCACGGCCCAGATGCCCACGTCACCAAGAAGCAGCGCAATGACGTGCACCTCCGCACACCGCTGCTCAAAGAGAATGGGGACAGTGAGGCCGGCACTGAGCCTGGCGGCCCAGAGAGCACCGAGGCCAGCAGCACCAGCCAGGCCGTGGAGGACTGCCTGCACGTCAGAGCCATCAAGACCGAGAGCTCCGGG CTGTGTCAGTCCAGCCCCGGGGCCCAGTCGTCCTGCAGCAGCGAGCCCTCTCCTCTGGGCAGTGCCCCCAACAATGACAGTGGCGTGGAGATGCCGGGGACGGGGCCCGGGAGCCTGGGAGACCTGACGGCGCTGGATGACACACCCCCAGGGGCCGACACCTCAGCCCTGGCTGCCGCCTCCGCTGGTGGCCTCCAGCTGCGCAAACACATGACCACCATGCACCGGTTCGAGCAGCTCAAGAAGGAGAAGCTCAAGTCACTCAAGGATTCCTGCTCATGGGCCGGGCCGACTCCACACACGCGGAACACCAAGCTGCCTCCCCTCCCGGGAAGTG GCTCCATCCTGGAAAACTTCAGTGGCAGTGGGGGCGGCGGGCCCGCGGGGCTGCTGCCCAACCCGCGGCTGTCGGAGCTGTCCGCGAGCGAGGTGACCATGCTGAGCCAGCTGCAGGAGCGCCGCGACAGCTCCACCAGCACGGTCAGCTCGGCCTACACCGTGAGCCGCCGCTCCTCCGGCATCTCCCCCTACTTCTCCAGCCGCCGCTCCAGCGAGGCCTCGCCCCTGGGCGCCGGCCGCCCGCACAACGCGAGCTCCGCTGACTCCTACGACCCCATCTCCACGGACGCGTCGCGGCGCTCGAGCGAGGCCAGCCAGTGCAGCGGCGGCTCCGGGCTGCTCAACCTCACGCCGGCGCAGCAGTACAGCCTGCGGGCCAAGTACGCGGCAGCCACTGGCGGCCCCCCGCCCACTCCGCTGCCGGGCCTGGAGCGCATGAGCCTGCGGACCAGGCTGGCGCTGCTGGACGCGCCCGAGCGCACGCTGCCCGCCGGCTGCCCACGCCCACTGGGGCCGCGGCGTGGCAGCGACGGGCCGACCTATGGCCACGGCCACGCGGGGGCTGCGCCCGCCTTCCCTCACGAGGCTCCAGGCGGCGGAGCCAGGCGGGCCAGCGACCCTGTGCGGCGGCCCGATGCCCTGTCCCTGCCGCGGGTGCAGCGCTTCCACAGCACCCACAACGTGAACCCCGGCCCGCTGCCGCCCTGTGCGGACAGGCGAGGCCTCCGCCTGCAGAGCCACCCGAGCACCGACGGCGGCCTGGCCCGCGGCGCCTACTCGCCCCGGCCGCCCAGCATCAGCGAGAACGTGGCGATGGAGGCCGTGGCGGCAGGAGTGGACGGCGCGGGGCCCGATGCCGACCTGGGGCTGCCGGAGGACGACCTGGTGCTGCCAGACGACGTGGTGCAGTACATCAAGGCGCACGCCAGTGGCGCTCTGGACGAGGGCGCCGGGCAGGTGTATCCCACGGAAAGCACTGGCTTCTCTGACAACCCCAAACTACCCAGCCCGGGGCTGCACGGCCAGCGCAGGATGGTGGCTGCGGACTCCAACGTGGGCCCCTCCGCCCCTATGCTGGGAGGATGCCAGTTAGGCTTTGGGGCGCCCTCCAGCCTGAACAAAAATAACATGCCTGTGCAGTGGAACGAGGTGAGCTCCGGCACCGTAGACGCCCTGGCCAGCCAGGTGAAGCCTCCACCCTTTCCTCAGGGCAACCTGGCGGTGGTGCAGCAGAAGCCTGCCTTTGGCCAGTACCCGGGCTACAGTCCGCAAGGCCTACAGGCAAGCCCTGGGGGCCTGGACAGCACGCAGCCACACCTTCAGCCCCGCAGCGGAGCCCCCTCCCAGGGCATCCCCAGGGTAAACTACATGCAGCAGCTGCGACAGCCAGTGGCAGGCAGCCAGTGTCCTGGCATGACTACCACTATGAGCCCGCATGCCTGCTATGGCCAAGTCCACCCCCAGCTGAGCCCCAGCACCATCAGTGGGGCCCTCAACCAGTTCCCCCAATCCTGCAGCAACATGCCAGCCAAGCCAGGGCATCTGGGGCACCCCCAGCAGACAGAAGTTGCACCTGACCCCACCATGATGGGCAATCGCCACAGGGAACTTGGGGTCCCCAATtcagccctggctggagtgccaCCACCTCACCCAATCCAGAGCTACCCACAGCAGAGCCATCACCTGGCAGCCTCCATGAGCCAGGAGGGCTACCACCAGGTCCCCAGCCTTCTGCCTGCCCGCCAGCCTGGCTTCATGGAGCCCCAAACAGGCCCGATGGGGGTGGCTACAGCAGGCTTTGGCCTAGTGCAGCCCCGGCCTCCCCTCGAGCCCAGCCCCGCTGGCCGCCACCGTGGGGTACGTGCTGTGCAGCAGCAGCTGGCCTACGCCAGGGCCACAGGCCATGCCATGGCTGCCATGCCGTccagtcaggaaacagcagaggcTGTGCCCAAGGGAGCGATGGGCAACATGGGGTCAGTGCCTCCCCAGCCGCCTCCGCAGGACGCAGGTGGGGCCCCGGACCACAGCATGCTCTACTACTACGGCCAGATCCACATGTACGAacaagatggaggcctggagAACCTCGGGAGCTGCCAGGTCATGCGGTCCCAGCCACCACAGCCACAGGCCTGTCAGGACAGCATCCAGCCCCAGCCCTTGCCCTCACCAGGGGTCAACCAGGTGTCCAGCACTGTGGACTCCCAGCTCCTGGAGGCCCCCCAGATTGACTTCGATGCCATCATGGATGATGGCGATCACTCGAGTTTGTTCTCGGGTGCTCTgagccccagcctcctccacaGCCTCTCCCAGAACTCCTCCCGCCTCACCACCCCCCGAAACTCCTTGACCCTGCCCTCCATCCCCGCAGGCATCAGCAACATGGCTGTCGGGGACATGAGCTCCATGCTCACCAGCCTCGCCGAGGAGAGCAAGTTCCTCAACATGATGACCTAG